Proteins encoded together in one Sulfolobales archaeon window:
- a CDS encoding prolyl oligopeptidase family serine peptidase: MDDPYLWLEDLASPETLKWIEAQDLIAREFVKQYSEMLYERFLKIYEEPIYYLFKVSSKGYFYIARSRDYRIKIMFRDGEERDLVVSSSIDRDAIITNYYITDKGDLLAYQYSIGGRDVGVLRVIDVESGELIDTLEGSISSVVFLNRDKYYYIRLYRSERCPDGVQPPCSRVFLRESGRDELVFGSGIATSHFIILKSSSNRSKALINVLYGWRRSTIYLGDLSKPETWKAIYGGDFLYHPIDYIDGLRCAILRAYDRGGLGRIICVGNNIQEIVPESNEYMGSAAILGDRLASVYIDANKYYEKIRFYDLEGNMLGSYTPENPSSINIYVDQSFMGELIAELTSFTQRFKIIKISRDLEVSVIKESRIHSDFEVDHGYARSYDGTRIHYFTIKKRNTRPSNAILYGYGGFGISLTPSYLAWAIPFIEDGGMLVVANLRGGSEHGEAWHLEGMGRKKINVFMDFIAVAEDLKKRYEGIRIAAHGRSNGGLLVGASIIMRPDLFDAAVIGYPVLDMLRFDKLYIGRAWVPEYGDPEDPSDREYLARYSPYHNIRPNTRYPPIYIYTGLNDDRVHPAHAMKFHARLREHGYTSYLRVERSSGHIGSMPNVVAREAADFMGFIYMILGISRAKG; encoded by the coding sequence TTGGATGATCCATATCTATGGCTCGAGGATCTTGCTAGTCCTGAAACGCTTAAATGGATAGAAGCCCAAGATCTAATTGCTAGAGAGTTTGTTAAACAGTATAGCGAGATGCTATATGAGAGGTTTCTCAAGATCTATGAAGAGCCTATATACTATTTATTCAAGGTGTCCTCGAAGGGCTATTTCTATATAGCTAGATCTAGAGACTATAGGATTAAGATAATGTTTAGAGATGGTGAGGAGAGAGATCTAGTTGTATCCAGCTCAATAGATAGGGATGCAATCATAACAAATTATTATATAACTGATAAGGGGGATTTACTCGCCTATCAATACTCAATAGGAGGTAGGGATGTTGGTGTTCTAAGAGTTATTGATGTGGAGAGTGGCGAGCTGATCGATACCCTTGAGGGATCGATTAGTAGTGTTGTCTTCCTCAACAGGGATAAATATTATTATATAAGGCTATATAGATCTGAGAGATGCCCAGACGGTGTGCAGCCACCATGTAGTAGGGTATTTCTCAGGGAGTCTGGTAGGGATGAGCTTGTCTTTGGCAGCGGGATCGCTACCTCCCACTTCATAATCCTTAAAAGCTCCTCTAATAGATCGAAGGCGCTGATCAATGTTCTCTACGGTTGGAGAAGATCTACAATATATCTTGGAGACCTATCGAAACCCGAGACCTGGAAGGCGATCTATGGTGGGGATTTCCTCTACCACCCAATAGACTACATAGATGGCCTTAGATGTGCCATTCTCAGGGCATATGATCGAGGAGGGCTAGGCAGGATCATATGTGTTGGTAATAATATACAAGAGATCGTCCCAGAATCGAATGAGTACATGGGATCCGCAGCTATACTTGGAGATAGGCTTGCCTCTGTCTATATAGATGCTAATAAGTATTACGAGAAAATCCGCTTCTATGATCTAGAGGGGAATATGCTAGGCTCCTACACACCTGAGAACCCTTCGAGCATAAACATATATGTGGATCAATCCTTCATGGGAGAGCTCATTGCCGAGCTAACCTCATTCACACAGAGGTTTAAAATAATCAAGATCTCCCGAGATCTTGAGGTGAGCGTGATTAAAGAGTCAAGGATCCACAGCGACTTCGAGGTTGATCATGGATATGCCAGGTCATATGATGGGACGAGGATACATTATTTCACCATTAAAAAGAGGAATACAAGGCCATCGAATGCTATTCTATATGGCTATGGAGGATTCGGCATATCCCTCACACCGAGCTACCTTGCATGGGCAATACCCTTCATAGAGGATGGAGGGATGCTCGTTGTTGCCAATCTAAGAGGCGGATCCGAGCATGGAGAGGCCTGGCATTTGGAGGGGATGGGTAGGAAGAAGATCAATGTGTTCATGGATTTCATAGCAGTTGCAGAGGATCTTAAGAAGAGGTATGAGGGGATCAGGATCGCTGCACATGGTAGGAGCAACGGCGGATTGCTAGTAGGCGCCTCAATCATCATGAGACCAGATCTATTCGATGCCGCTGTTATAGGGTATCCAGTTCTCGACATGCTTAGATTCGATAAACTATATATAGGAAGGGCATGGGTACCGGAATACGGAGACCCAGAAGATCCAAGTGATAGGGAATATCTAGCTAGATACTCACCATATCACAATATAAGACCAAACACCCGATACCCACCGATATATATCTATACAGGGTTGAACGACGACAGAGTACACCCTGCACATGCAATGAAATTCCATGCAAGGCTGAGGGAACATGGATATACAAGCTATTTAAGGGTGGAGAGATCCTCTGGCCACATAGGATCAATGCCTAATGTAGTGGCGAGAGAGGCAGCGGATTTTATGGGCTTCATATATATGATCCTCGGCATATCAAGAGCCAAGGGCTAG
- a CDS encoding clan AA aspartic protease, whose protein sequence is MKTYFENSAKNYLPIIRALISDPLEEKSVEVDMVIDTGFQGGVLIPLKTYLDLNLDLFEEMKATGETAIGGLVELRTSKVVIKLGKAKIKCSVYTTLGVKRSLMGREVLKELGLLYRPPKELKLGINL, encoded by the coding sequence TTGAAAACCTATTTTGAAAATAGTGCAAAAAACTATCTTCCGATCATAAGGGCCTTGATAAGTGACCCTCTAGAGGAAAAGAGCGTTGAGGTAGACATGGTAATAGATACGGGTTTTCAAGGCGGGGTTTTAATACCTCTTAAGACATATTTAGATCTCAACCTAGATCTCTTCGAAGAGATGAAAGCCACCGGCGAAACAGCTATAGGAGGCTTGGTAGAGCTTAGAACATCAAAAGTAGTTATAAAGCTCGGCAAGGCCAAGATAAAGTGCTCGGTATATACAACACTGGGGGTTAAGAGATCTCTGATGGGAAGGGAGGTACTTAAAGAGCTAGGACTCCTCTACAGACCCCCAAAAGAGCTTAAACTCGGGATCAACCTATAG
- a CDS encoding deoxyhypusine synthase encodes MERVVDRRVTPSMGIRDLIELYRDIHGFMAGHLYRGYEVVVEMVRESDLRFLSFTGNLVSTGLRGVLAQLIDEGFFDIVVTTCGAVDHDIAKSLGGGYYKGFFETDDEDLYRRGLHRLGNIYIELQGYGVAIERFTYGLVDELISIKREWPVYEILWRAGEKLSKDLNSILGAAYRRKVPIIVPGIVDGAFGTALYTRSKISGFKIDLFADMDLVAEKIFRSRVSGALIIGGGISKHHTIWWNQFKEGLDYVVYITTAVEWDGSLSGAHPREAISWGKVKPQAKRAVIYGDATIILPILAAGLIETMKKDQH; translated from the coding sequence TTGGAGAGGGTTGTTGATAGGAGGGTTACTCCTTCTATGGGTATTAGGGATCTTATTGAGCTCTATAGAGATATACACGGTTTTATGGCGGGCCATCTCTATAGAGGCTATGAGGTTGTTGTTGAGATGGTGAGGGAATCGGATCTAAGGTTCCTCTCATTCACAGGGAACCTTGTTTCAACCGGGTTGAGGGGTGTTCTGGCACAGCTTATAGATGAGGGTTTCTTCGACATTGTTGTTACAACATGCGGTGCTGTGGATCATGATATAGCTAAATCCCTTGGGGGAGGGTATTACAAGGGCTTCTTCGAGACGGATGACGAGGATCTCTATAGAAGGGGGCTTCACAGGCTTGGAAACATATATATAGAGCTCCAAGGCTATGGAGTTGCTATCGAGAGATTCACCTATGGGCTTGTCGACGAGCTTATATCTATTAAGAGGGAGTGGCCTGTCTACGAGATCCTCTGGAGGGCTGGTGAGAAGCTCTCAAAAGATCTCAACTCTATATTGGGTGCTGCATATAGGAGAAAGGTTCCAATCATAGTGCCTGGTATCGTTGATGGTGCCTTTGGAACAGCTCTATACACTAGATCCAAGATCTCTGGGTTCAAAATAGATCTATTCGCCGATATGGATCTAGTAGCCGAAAAGATCTTTAGGTCAAGGGTTAGCGGAGCCCTAATAATAGGTGGGGGTATTAGCAAGCACCACACAATATGGTGGAACCAGTTTAAAGAGGGCCTAGACTATGTTGTATATATAACAACAGCTGTAGAATGGGACGGATCGCTGAGCGGGGCACACCCAAGAGAAGCTATTAGCTGGGGTAAGGTCAAGCCACAAGCAAAAAGAGCTGTGATCTATGGGGATGCAACGATAATACTTCCTATATTAGCAGCAGGGCTTATAGAGACTATGAAGAAGGATCAACACTAA